One window of Bacteroides sp. AN502(2024) genomic DNA carries:
- a CDS encoding DUF1735 and LamG domain-containing protein produces the protein MKKSFYLATLLFLAGCQNELYKNPLDDFKSEQGAYIKGSTLLQTFVEEGKEIEVNGLQVALAVQDAGEVKVKLEAGNQSQLDAYNTKNGTAYIMLPENMYEVSRELSFKPQFTLVDVPILLKNVKFSLDGNYALPIRIAGGDVNIIQEQEEALLVLEQRVNTKALRVSTNGSGSGSEDETMFPNDFKVDQWTMEVMINRASYRSNNRSICGTKLVANSDSNDEIYVRFGDVTIEPNQLQIKTGRSQIDVPADKFSAKPNVWYMLTFVYDGKKNSIYVNGELVAEREIRTGPYGLIGFWIGGSNELIREVRFWKVARTPQEIASNVWKMVNPDDDGLLLYYPLNGKKRDTATGEIMKDEAKLWDWSKNGKHLLMKSGYTFDNNNDDGFIFPPVEAN, from the coding sequence ATGAAAAAAAGTTTTTATTTAGCTACTCTTTTATTTTTGGCAGGGTGCCAAAATGAGTTGTATAAAAATCCTCTGGATGATTTTAAAAGTGAACAAGGGGCTTACATCAAAGGCAGCACTCTTCTGCAAACATTTGTAGAAGAAGGTAAGGAAATAGAGGTCAATGGTTTGCAAGTGGCGTTGGCAGTACAGGATGCAGGGGAAGTCAAAGTGAAGTTGGAAGCGGGCAATCAATCACAGTTGGATGCTTACAATACTAAAAACGGAACTGCTTACATCATGCTTCCCGAGAATATGTATGAAGTCTCACGGGAACTTAGTTTCAAACCTCAGTTCACGCTGGTAGATGTACCTATCTTGCTGAAGAATGTAAAGTTCTCCTTAGATGGTAATTATGCGTTACCCATTCGGATTGCGGGAGGAGATGTGAATATTATCCAGGAACAGGAAGAAGCACTGTTGGTTCTTGAACAGAGGGTGAATACGAAAGCATTGCGTGTGAGTACAAACGGTTCGGGTTCGGGTAGTGAGGATGAAACCATGTTCCCCAATGATTTCAAAGTTGACCAGTGGACAATGGAGGTCATGATTAACAGAGCTAGTTATAGGAGTAACAACCGCTCTATTTGCGGAACGAAACTGGTGGCTAATTCGGACTCGAATGATGAGATTTATGTACGTTTCGGGGATGTAACTATCGAGCCTAACCAGTTGCAGATTAAAACAGGTAGGTCGCAGATAGATGTTCCGGCGGATAAGTTTTCTGCGAAGCCGAATGTGTGGTATATGTTGACCTTTGTGTATGATGGCAAGAAAAACTCGATTTATGTAAATGGAGAATTGGTGGCAGAGAGAGAAATCCGTACAGGTCCTTATGGGCTGATCGGTTTCTGGATTGGCGGTTCTAATGAGTTGATTCGTGAGGTCCGTTTCTGGAAGGTTGCCCGTACGCCACAGGAAATAGCCTCAAATGTATGGAAGATGGTCAATCCGGACGATGATGGTTTGTTGCTCTATTATCCGCTGAACGGCAAAAAGAGGGATACCGCCACAGGAGAAATAATGAAAGATGAGGCTAAGCTTTGGGATTGGAGCAAAAATGGAAAGCATTTGCTTATGAAATCTGGCTATACTTTTGATAACAATAATGACGATGGCTTTATTTTCCCTCCCGTAGAAGCGAATTAA
- a CDS encoding endo-beta-N-acetylglucosaminidase family protein — protein sequence MKLLKYFCIGISTLSILSCSDWTTEEREIFDNQKGMQRYIPLIEAQSEEDLTPTLREYYAKIREYRKTPHVKGFGWFGNWTGKGDNAQNYLKMLPDSVDFVSLWGTRGSLTPEQKADLKFFQEVKGGKALLCWIIQSLGDQLTPKGLNANDYWVTEKGGGSFTEGVKAYANAICDSIEKYNLDGFDIDYEPGYGHLGNLANSSTISASSGDNNNMQIFIETLSARLRPAGRLLVMDGEPYCLSTQTSKLIDHYIYQAYWESSTRSVINKISRSHLEDWERKTIITAEFEQGWKTGGLTYYTSVRPELNTMEGKQLLDYATMDLPSGKRIGGIGTYHMEYDYPNNPPYKWLRQALYFGNQVYPGKFD from the coding sequence ATGAAATTATTAAAATATTTTTGTATCGGTATATCGACTCTGAGTATACTAAGTTGCTCGGACTGGACTACAGAAGAAAGAGAAATTTTTGATAATCAGAAAGGAATGCAACGTTACATTCCCTTGATTGAAGCGCAAAGTGAAGAAGATCTTACTCCTACGTTGCGCGAGTATTATGCGAAGATAAGAGAGTACAGAAAAACTCCTCATGTGAAGGGATTCGGCTGGTTTGGCAACTGGACGGGAAAAGGCGACAATGCCCAGAATTATCTGAAGATGCTGCCTGATAGCGTGGATTTCGTATCTCTTTGGGGAACACGAGGAAGTCTGACGCCCGAACAAAAGGCTGACTTGAAGTTCTTTCAGGAGGTGAAGGGAGGAAAAGCGTTGCTATGTTGGATTATTCAGAGCTTGGGCGACCAGTTGACTCCTAAAGGTTTGAATGCCAACGATTACTGGGTAACTGAGAAAGGAGGTGGAAGTTTTACCGAAGGTGTAAAGGCGTATGCAAATGCTATCTGCGACAGTATCGAGAAATATAATTTGGATGGCTTTGACATTGACTATGAACCGGGATACGGGCATTTGGGCAACTTGGCAAACAGCTCTACAATCAGTGCCAGTTCCGGTGACAACAATAACATGCAAATTTTCATTGAGACGTTGAGTGCTCGTTTGCGTCCTGCCGGAAGATTATTGGTAATGGACGGTGAACCGTATTGTTTGTCTACCCAAACCTCTAAACTGATTGACCATTATATCTATCAGGCTTATTGGGAATCCTCTACCAGAAGCGTTATTAATAAAATAAGCAGATCACATCTGGAAGATTGGGAACGTAAGACCATTATTACGGCAGAGTTTGAACAGGGCTGGAAAACGGGTGGCCTCACTTATTACACGAGCGTTCGTCCGGAACTGAATACAATGGAGGGTAAACAGCTTCTCGATTATGCAACGATGGATTTGCCAAGTGGTAAACGAATCGGTGGAATAGGTACTTATCACATGGAATATGACTATCCGAACAATCCTCCTTACAAATGGCTGAGACAAGCTTTGTATTTTGGAAACCAGGTATATCCGGGAAAGTTTGATTAA
- a CDS encoding SusD/RagB family nutrient-binding outer membrane lipoprotein encodes MRKYIILLLSLCLVSACDYEEINTNTLGVSDAELGPLKYSARFLNMQQLVIPIGSPSLTTGPGNDLQNTDLISSGNYIGYFGNNNNWNFSLESNWNFADNRMKYAYENFYSKIFLPWNEIYQLAKNTEDPTERAMMEMTNIVRNVAWLRATDVFGPISYTTAGDGSIAPKFDSQEMVYKTMLADLAKAVDLLNNISYSVLAKYDLIYGGDVKKWVKLANSLMLRMAVRVHFTDETLAREYIAKALDPKNGGVIEHITEEAKIQNSDKMPLLNSMIASIEEYNETRLGTTIWAYLDGYSDPRMGAYFEKGSYGNRWSPQKGYFPIASANTQPKKADATDSYSPIFASKPKVNSGSPLYWFRASETYFLKAEAVLYGLSEGNARTFYEQGVSMSFQENGVGSAATYLNSTAKPSVLTSSLYKYGYYSHDLSIGNTSPKWDDYAGKLTEQEEQLQKIITQKYLALYPNAVEAWTEYRRTGFPYLMKPMDTSAPGRIGADADCRAPERFRFAPSAYSSNPNMSAIPTLLGGADVGATPLWWVRPNRPQQPTQ; translated from the coding sequence ATGAGAAAATATATCATTCTACTTTTGTCGCTTTGCTTAGTGTCGGCTTGCGATTACGAAGAGATAAATACGAATACGTTGGGTGTTTCCGATGCAGAGTTAGGTCCTTTAAAGTATAGTGCCCGCTTCTTGAATATGCAGCAATTGGTGATTCCTATCGGATCGCCGAGCTTGACTACCGGACCGGGCAATGATTTGCAAAATACAGATTTGATTTCTTCCGGTAATTACATCGGCTATTTTGGAAACAATAATAATTGGAACTTCTCTTTGGAGTCTAACTGGAACTTTGCCGACAACCGTATGAAGTATGCGTATGAGAATTTTTATTCTAAAATATTCCTTCCGTGGAACGAAATTTATCAGTTGGCCAAGAATACGGAGGACCCGACCGAAAGGGCTATGATGGAAATGACAAATATCGTCAGAAACGTGGCATGGCTGCGGGCAACGGATGTATTCGGTCCTATTTCTTACACTACGGCCGGTGACGGGAGTATAGCTCCGAAGTTCGACAGTCAGGAAATGGTTTATAAAACGATGTTGGCTGATTTGGCAAAAGCTGTCGATTTGTTGAACAATATCTCTTATAGCGTCTTAGCTAAGTACGATTTGATCTATGGTGGAGACGTAAAGAAGTGGGTGAAACTGGCAAACTCTTTGATGCTGAGAATGGCTGTCAGAGTACATTTCACTGATGAAACATTAGCACGGGAATACATTGCAAAGGCTCTCGACCCTAAGAACGGAGGCGTTATCGAGCATATAACGGAGGAAGCGAAGATTCAAAATTCGGATAAAATGCCGCTTTTGAATTCAATGATAGCTTCCATAGAAGAATATAACGAAACCAGGCTGGGGACTACTATCTGGGCATATCTGGATGGATATAGCGACCCAAGAATGGGTGCTTACTTTGAGAAAGGAAGCTATGGAAACAGGTGGTCTCCGCAAAAGGGCTATTTTCCTATAGCTTCTGCCAATACGCAACCTAAGAAGGCAGATGCGACTGATTCTTATTCTCCTATCTTCGCTTCAAAACCTAAAGTCAACTCCGGCTCTCCTTTATATTGGTTCAGAGCTTCTGAAACTTATTTCTTGAAGGCGGAAGCTGTACTTTACGGCTTATCGGAAGGAAATGCGCGAACATTCTATGAGCAAGGTGTCAGCATGTCATTTCAAGAAAATGGAGTCGGAAGTGCTGCTACTTATCTGAATAGCACTGCCAAGCCGAGTGTATTGACAAGTAGTCTTTACAAATACGGCTATTACTCTCACGATTTGAGTATCGGTAATACTTCCCCTAAATGGGATGATTATGCCGGAAAATTAACTGAACAGGAAGAGCAGTTACAAAAGATTATTACTCAGAAATACTTAGCTCTTTATCCGAATGCCGTGGAAGCATGGACGGAGTATCGTCGTACCGGATTCCCGTATCTGATGAAACCGATGGATACATCGGCTCCCGGTAGAATCGGTGCAGATGCCGATTGCCGAGCTCCCGAACGGTTCCGGTTTGCTCCTTCGGCGTATAGTTCCAATCCGAATATGTCGGCTATTCCCACTTTGTTGGGAGGGGCGGATGTCGGAGCTACGCCATTATGGTGGGTGCGTCCCAATCGTCCCCAGCAGCCAACTCAATAA
- a CDS encoding SusC/RagA family TonB-linked outer membrane protein, which produces MKEIIKHRFSYLLFFLLLVSCFASVYGQERTITLNLSKVPLNTALKEIEKQTSMSVVYNTNDVDINHIVSIKVTKESLNNVMNQLFRGVNVSFSIVDNHIVLSAKSNKDGHQKKTPIMASGTVTDSKGEPLIGVSILVKGTSNGTITDMDGNFKIQAAKGDVLEVSYIGYASQAITLANAQPLKVALGEDTQVLDEVVVTALGIKRSEKALSYNVQQVKGDEISAVKDANFINSLNGKVAGVNIQRSASGVGGSTRVVMRGNKSIGGDNNVLYVVDGVPIGNQADRDGDGTGFGSGRTSGEGIANFNPDDIESLSVLTGPSAAALYGASAANGVILINTKKGAAGKMRLNISSSVEMMTPMMMPEFQNRYGLSGNYYSWGDKMENKSCYDPKDFFELGTTFNNSFNLSTGNDKNQTYFSVAAVNSNGIVPNNKYHRYNVTLRNTAKFLKDKLTLDASVSYIREYYNNMVSYGTYFNPIVGVYLYPRGENFGREEYFERYNGELGYATQQWSPGDFGMDIQNPYWIAYRNIRPEVKDRYMLYASLKYDITDYLNVSGRVRLDNTYTEKEDKRYASTINTFANPNGRYNYSNETFKQKYADIMVNFDKQFAEIYHAVVNVGTSFEEYDTKGRGYGGQLLNIPNKFTYNNIDPTRSTASQTGGDARKRNVAIFASAELSWNSALYLTLTGRTDKPSQLVNSKDPWIFYPSVGLSAIITELLPDNIKKSLSPTLSFLKVRGSFTEVGSPIPYTGITPGTLTHEIEGGNFKPYKYYPLPDFKAERTRSYEVGIDSRWFNNMITLGVTYYHSNTYNQLLKANLGGSYDFMFVQAGNVQNRGWELSLGFDKDFGHFNYNTTLTATTNKNKIVQLARDVLNPVSNTLMDLTDLQVGRFRLREGGEIGTVYANEWLKRDIDGYIEHQPGQALTTETTEPYKLGSVNPKWNLGWQHGFSYKGFNLNLLFAARIGGIVISKTQAVLDRYGVSKASADARDAGGVWVGNFQVAPKTYYEAVSNLDAYYTYSATNVRLQEAKLSYKFPNKWFKGVLNDVNLSVYGTNLWMIYNKAPYDPELTASTGTFGQGYDYFMLPSQSTYGISLKFGF; this is translated from the coding sequence ATGAAAGAAATTATAAAGCACAGGTTTTCATACTTGTTATTTTTCCTTTTGTTGGTTTCGTGTTTTGCTTCAGTTTATGGGCAAGAACGAACGATCACTCTTAATCTATCAAAAGTACCTTTAAACACTGCATTGAAAGAGATTGAGAAACAAACTTCAATGTCAGTGGTCTATAACACAAATGATGTCGATATAAATCACATCGTATCCATCAAGGTAACAAAAGAATCACTGAATAATGTAATGAATCAGTTGTTCAGAGGGGTTAATGTCAGTTTTTCAATAGTAGATAATCATATTGTACTTTCTGCAAAGAGTAATAAAGACGGTCATCAGAAAAAAACTCCAATTATGGCGAGTGGTACTGTTACCGATTCAAAAGGAGAACCATTGATTGGAGTTAGTATTCTGGTAAAAGGAACTTCAAATGGTACTATTACTGATATGGATGGAAATTTCAAAATACAGGCCGCCAAAGGTGATGTACTTGAAGTATCTTATATTGGTTATGCCTCCCAGGCAATCACGCTTGCCAACGCACAACCCCTAAAAGTTGCTTTAGGGGAAGATACGCAAGTATTGGACGAAGTTGTTGTTACCGCATTAGGTATCAAACGTTCCGAGAAAGCATTGAGTTACAACGTGCAGCAAGTAAAAGGTGATGAGATTAGCGCTGTAAAGGATGCTAACTTTATCAATAGTTTGAACGGAAAGGTAGCAGGTGTCAATATCCAAAGAAGTGCTTCCGGTGTGGGTGGTAGCACGCGCGTGGTGATGCGTGGTAATAAATCGATAGGTGGAGACAATAACGTGCTCTACGTAGTAGATGGTGTGCCTATTGGTAACCAGGCAGACAGAGACGGGGATGGTACGGGATTTGGCAGCGGTAGAACTTCCGGAGAAGGTATCGCAAATTTCAATCCGGATGATATTGAAAGTCTATCCGTATTAACAGGACCCTCTGCTGCCGCTTTATATGGTGCCAGCGCAGCCAATGGAGTTATTCTTATTAATACGAAGAAAGGAGCGGCTGGAAAAATGCGTTTGAATATATCCTCTTCTGTAGAAATGATGACCCCGATGATGATGCCCGAATTCCAAAACCGCTATGGATTGTCCGGAAATTATTACTCATGGGGAGATAAAATGGAAAACAAATCCTGTTATGACCCGAAAGATTTCTTTGAACTGGGAACAACCTTCAATAATTCATTCAACCTCTCCACCGGAAATGATAAAAACCAGACTTATTTCTCTGTGGCGGCTGTAAACTCAAACGGAATTGTCCCCAATAACAAATATCACCGATATAACGTCACTTTAAGGAATACCGCAAAATTCTTGAAAGATAAATTGACTCTGGATGCATCCGTAAGTTATATTCGAGAATATTACAATAATATGGTTTCTTACGGAACCTATTTCAATCCTATTGTTGGAGTGTACCTCTATCCCCGAGGAGAAAACTTCGGGCGTGAAGAATATTTTGAACGCTATAACGGCGAGTTGGGATACGCTACACAACAATGGTCTCCCGGAGATTTCGGTATGGATATTCAGAATCCTTATTGGATTGCTTACCGCAACATTCGTCCTGAAGTAAAAGACCGCTACATGCTTTATGCATCTTTGAAGTATGATATTACCGACTATCTGAATGTATCAGGGCGCGTGCGTTTGGATAATACCTATACGGAAAAAGAAGACAAACGGTATGCATCTACTATAAATACGTTTGCTAATCCCAACGGACGTTACAACTATTCCAACGAAACCTTTAAACAGAAATATGCTGATATTATGGTGAATTTTGATAAACAGTTTGCTGAGATATATCATGCGGTAGTTAATGTCGGAACTTCTTTTGAAGAATATGACACGAAAGGGAGAGGTTATGGAGGACAATTGCTCAATATTCCTAATAAGTTTACCTATAACAATATAGATCCTACCCGTAGCACTGCCAGCCAGACCGGTGGAGACGCCCGCAAACGAAATGTAGCCATTTTCGCTTCAGCTGAATTGTCGTGGAACTCTGCATTGTATCTCACTCTGACAGGAAGAACCGACAAGCCATCTCAGTTAGTCAATAGTAAAGACCCGTGGATTTTTTATCCTTCTGTCGGCCTGTCTGCTATTATTACAGAGTTATTGCCCGATAATATTAAAAAATCATTAAGTCCTACCTTGAGCTTCTTGAAGGTAAGAGGTTCGTTTACCGAAGTCGGTTCGCCGATTCCTTATACCGGTATTACCCCCGGAACTTTGACACATGAAATAGAAGGCGGTAATTTCAAACCTTATAAATATTATCCGCTTCCCGATTTCAAAGCAGAAAGAACCCGTTCGTATGAAGTGGGTATCGACTCGAGATGGTTCAACAATATGATAACTCTCGGAGTGACTTATTACCACTCAAATACTTACAACCAATTGTTGAAAGCAAATTTGGGAGGAAGTTATGATTTTATGTTCGTGCAGGCAGGTAATGTTCAGAACCGGGGATGGGAATTAAGTTTGGGATTTGACAAGGATTTCGGTCACTTCAACTACAATACCACCCTTACGGCTACAACCAATAAGAATAAGATTGTACAATTGGCGCGGGATGTGCTGAATCCGGTTTCCAATACATTGATGGATTTGACAGACTTGCAGGTAGGACGTTTCCGTCTGCGGGAAGGTGGAGAAATCGGTACGGTGTATGCCAATGAATGGTTGAAGAGAGATATCGACGGATACATTGAACATCAGCCGGGGCAAGCGTTAACTACAGAAACAACAGAACCTTATAAGTTGGGAAGTGTGAATCCGAAATGGAACCTTGGTTGGCAACATGGATTCAGTTATAAGGGATTTAATCTAAATCTTTTGTTTGCAGCCCGCATAGGGGGAATCGTTATTTCCAAAACACAGGCGGTGCTTGACAGATATGGCGTTTCAAAGGCATCAGCCGATGCACGTGACGCAGGCGGTGTATGGGTAGGCAACTTTCAGGTAGCCCCGAAAACTTATTATGAGGCAGTTTCTAATCTGGATGCTTATTACACTTATTCTGCCACGAACGTGCGATTGCAGGAAGCTAAACTGAGTTATAAATTCCCCAACAAATGGTTTAAGGGTGTGCTTAATGATGTGAATCTGTCGGTCTATGGAACCAATTTGTGGATGATTTACAACAAGGCTCCTTATGATCCGGAACTCACTGCCTCTACCGGCACCTTCGGGCAGGGATATGATTACTTCATGTTGCCCAGCCAGTCGACTTATGGAATAAGTTTGAAATTTGGATTCTAA
- a CDS encoding phage integrase SAM-like domain-containing protein: protein MFKYSRDGVSVLTILDTRRVKKSGLFPIKVQVVFRRKQKYYSTGKELSKEDWNRLLKAKSRLLVEVRNDVESSFSNVKQHINELIQKGEFNMETLSLKLGKQIKDMNLHSAFSLKMKELKDNGQASTYLSYQSALKSLESFGGTYILLEKITVDWLKQCEHFWFSKGKSYSSISIYFRALRCILNRAIQDGILKESSFPFGKNKYEIPEGCGRKLALTLADIKKVMSYQDGTKDIEEFRDLWVFSYLCNGINFMDLLFLQYSNIVDGEICFVRSKTSRTAKHSKEIHAVITPEMWNIIHKWGNPRINPQTYIFKYADGTENAFERVRLVRRIITKCNRRLKKIAQDTGISQLTTYTARHSFATVLKRAGAKTSYISESLGHSNLAVTESYLAYFEKEERIRNAQLLTDFNI from the coding sequence ATGTTCAAATATTCAAGAGATGGAGTCTCTGTATTAACCATATTAGATACCAGAAGAGTAAAAAAGAGCGGACTGTTTCCTATTAAAGTTCAAGTGGTATTCAGAAGAAAACAAAAATATTATTCAACAGGAAAGGAACTTTCAAAAGAAGATTGGAATAGACTGCTAAAAGCGAAAAGCAGGTTATTGGTAGAGGTACGAAATGATGTAGAAAGTAGTTTTTCTAATGTAAAACAGCACATTAATGAACTAATACAAAAGGGTGAATTTAATATGGAGACTTTAAGTCTTAAGTTAGGAAAACAAATAAAAGATATGAATTTGCATAGTGCTTTTAGTCTGAAAATGAAAGAGCTAAAAGATAATGGACAGGCAAGTACTTATCTAAGTTATCAGAGTGCATTAAAAAGTCTAGAGAGTTTTGGCGGAACATATATTCTTTTAGAAAAAATTACAGTAGATTGGCTCAAACAATGTGAGCATTTCTGGTTTTCAAAAGGTAAGAGCTATTCAAGCATTAGTATTTATTTCAGAGCTTTAAGGTGTATACTAAATCGTGCCATACAAGATGGTATATTAAAAGAATCATCATTTCCTTTTGGAAAAAATAAATATGAAATTCCTGAAGGCTGTGGACGTAAATTAGCACTCACTCTTGCTGATATAAAAAAAGTAATGTCCTATCAAGATGGAACAAAAGATATAGAAGAGTTTCGAGATCTATGGGTATTTTCTTATTTATGCAATGGCATCAATTTCATGGATTTACTATTTCTTCAATATTCAAATATTGTAGATGGAGAGATTTGTTTTGTACGTTCTAAAACTTCAAGGACAGCTAAGCATAGTAAAGAGATACATGCAGTAATAACTCCGGAAATGTGGAATATCATTCATAAATGGGGGAATCCTAGAATTAATCCACAAACATATATCTTTAAATACGCTGACGGAACAGAAAATGCGTTTGAAAGAGTCAGACTAGTGAGACGTATTATTACTAAATGCAATAGAAGACTTAAAAAGATAGCTCAAGATACGGGAATCTCTCAATTAACAACTTATACCGCTAGGCATTCATTTGCGACAGTTCTAAAACGTGCAGGCGCTAAGACTTCCTATATTTCAGAAAGTTTGGGGCACTCCAATTTAGCTGTCACAGAAAGTTATCTAGCCTATTTTGAGAAAGAAGAAAGAATAAGAAATGCTCAATTGCTTACCGACTTTAATATTTAA